The following proteins are encoded in a genomic region of Paenibacillus sp. FSL R7-0273:
- a CDS encoding DivIVA domain-containing protein — MDEHMKRRLDKQRKLFSQLGITLDALTIHEKEFSMKLRGYDAEEVDTFLDSVIKDYERFYATIADLMDKWQEQQLELRDLKEQAKTAAAPAPVIRGIDPLELEEIVVRMEGNLRQLKDRIPRTEKYI, encoded by the coding sequence ATGGACGAACATATGAAACGCAGACTAGATAAACAAAGAAAGCTGTTCAGCCAGCTTGGAATTACACTTGATGCACTCACGATACATGAGAAGGAATTCAGCATGAAGCTTCGCGGATATGATGCTGAAGAGGTGGACACTTTTCTGGATAGTGTAATCAAGGATTATGAACGCTTCTACGCAACCATAGCTGATTTGATGGATAAATGGCAGGAGCAGCAGCTGGAGCTGCGTGATCTGAAAGAGCAGGCGAAGACGGCTGCTGCCCCGGCACCGGTAATCCGGGGGATCGATCCGCTGGAGCTTGAAGAGATTGTGGTCAGAATGGAGGGCAACCTGCGCCAGCTGAAGGACAGAATACCCCGCACGGAAAAATATATCTAA